One part of the Helicobacter cetorum MIT 99-5656 genome encodes these proteins:
- a CDS encoding DUF2156 domain-containing protein, with protein MFFEITLEHKDLFSRFLNAQRIVVSDVSFVNCFLWQHARLIKVAVIKDCLVIQTTYENQKPFYFYPIGKNVNECIKELLKLEKNLEFHSLSLEQMESLKENFVGVFEFVYNRDRSDYVYSIEELIALKGKKYHKKKNHLNQFLKNYPDFIYEKISSKNKKEVLEISKEWFLKSATNDLGLINENKGIKSVLENYESLDLKGGLVRVNKEMVAFSFGEILNETTALIHIEKARLDIVGAYQIINQQLLLNEFSHLTYANREEDLGLEGLRRAKMSYNPVFFTDKYEAIIKN; from the coding sequence ATGTTTTTTGAAATCACTTTAGAGCATAAAGATTTGTTTTCAAGGTTTTTAAACGCTCAAAGGATTGTTGTATCTGATGTGAGTTTTGTTAATTGCTTTTTATGGCAACATGCACGACTCATTAAAGTAGCTGTGATTAAGGATTGTTTAGTGATTCAAACCACTTATGAAAATCAAAAGCCCTTTTATTTCTATCCTATCGGTAAGAATGTTAATGAATGTATTAAAGAGCTTTTAAAATTAGAAAAAAATTTGGAATTTCACTCTCTTAGTTTAGAGCAAATGGAAAGTTTAAAAGAAAACTTTGTGGGGGTGTTTGAATTTGTTTATAATAGAGATAGGAGCGATTATGTTTACTCTATTGAAGAATTAATCGCACTTAAAGGGAAAAAATATCATAAGAAAAAAAACCACTTAAACCAGTTTTTAAAAAATTACCCTGATTTTATTTATGAAAAAATTTCTTCTAAAAATAAAAAAGAAGTTTTAGAAATCTCCAAAGAGTGGTTTTTAAAAAGTGCGACTAATGACTTAGGGCTAATCAACGAAAATAAGGGGATTAAAAGTGTCTTAGAAAATTATGAAAGCTTGGATTTAAAGGGGGGGCTTGTTAGGGTTAATAAAGAAATGGTGGCATTTAGCTTTGGAGAAATTTTGAATGAAACTACCGCACTCATTCATATTGAAAAGGCTCGTTTGGATATTGTGGGAGCGTATCAAATTATCAATCAACAACTACTATTAAACGAATTTAGCCATTTAACTTACGCTAATAGGGAAGAAGACTTAGGATTAGAAGGTTTGAGAAGGGCTAAAATGAGCTATAATCCGGTGTTTTTTACAGACAAATACGAGGCCATTATTAAAAACTAA
- a CDS encoding chorismate mutase, with the protein MSLKQNALENLRAEIDALDDELSTLLDKRLEIASKIALIKQESPIYRPKREQEILKRLLQRDFKYLNEEALTSIYTEIFKVSKSFQESVLKALKK; encoded by the coding sequence ATGAGTTTGAAGCAAAATGCATTAGAAAATTTGAGAGCTGAAATTGACGCCCTAGATGATGAGCTTAGCACACTCTTAGACAAACGCTTAGAAATCGCTTCAAAAATCGCCTTAATCAAACAAGAAAGCCCTATTTATCGCCCTAAAAGAGAGCAAGAGATTTTAAAGCGATTGCTTCAAAGAGATTTTAAATATTTGAATGAAGAAGCTCTTACAAGTATTTATACAGAGATTTTTAAGGTTTCTAAAAGTTTTCAAGAAAGCGTTTTGAAGGCATTAAAAAAATAA
- the ftsZ gene encoding cell division protein FtsZ, with protein sequence MIHESEVENHNIGQANIEEVGDLVYKGAKIVVIGVGGGGSNMIKHLVEYGVHQDVTPIAANTDGQHLKSNPAQTKILLGREITGGLGAGGIPDVGRAAAEESADEIRELIKDAKLVIVSTGLGGGTGTGATPIIVKIAKEVGALTVAVVTKPFKHEAPKKRKRAEEGLKELEQSSDSILVIPNDKILLTMKKAASTSECYKQVDDVLVRAVNGISTIITQQGDINVDFADLRTILGFKGFALMGIGEATGEDSAVLAVQNAIQSPLLDDVSIDGAKGIIANFEHHPDYPMESYSKACEFIYERAHEDVDVKFGQCTNVNIPIDHVRVTIIATGSEKISNEPTLGDIATLSQPVIKQTRKVGNGEYLRIPTEEELSIPTTIRIQQD encoded by the coding sequence ATGATTCATGAATCAGAGGTTGAAAACCACAATATCGGTCAAGCAAACATTGAAGAAGTAGGCGATTTGGTCTACAAAGGGGCTAAGATTGTTGTCATCGGTGTTGGAGGTGGAGGATCTAACATGATTAAACATCTTGTTGAGTATGGTGTACATCAAGATGTTACCCCTATTGCGGCTAACACCGATGGTCAACATCTCAAAAGTAATCCCGCCCAGACTAAAATCCTTCTAGGGAGAGAAATTACCGGCGGTTTGGGTGCTGGGGGGATTCCTGATGTAGGTAGGGCAGCCGCTGAAGAGAGTGCCGATGAAATTAGAGAGCTGATTAAAGATGCAAAGTTAGTAATTGTCTCTACAGGACTTGGTGGAGGGACTGGAACTGGGGCTACTCCTATTATCGTGAAAATCGCAAAAGAAGTGGGGGCTTTAACGGTGGCTGTAGTTACCAAACCTTTTAAACATGAGGCTCCCAAAAAGAGAAAAAGAGCTGAAGAGGGATTAAAGGAACTAGAGCAATCTAGTGATTCTATTCTTGTTATACCAAACGACAAAATACTTTTAACCATGAAAAAAGCAGCTAGTACTAGCGAATGCTATAAACAAGTTGATGATGTTTTAGTTAGAGCAGTTAATGGTATCTCTACAATTATCACTCAACAGGGCGATATTAATGTTGACTTTGCCGATTTGAGAACGATTCTTGGCTTTAAAGGTTTTGCTTTAATGGGTATTGGCGAGGCTACTGGTGAAGACTCTGCTGTCTTGGCCGTTCAAAATGCTATTCAATCACCTCTACTTGATGATGTTTCTATTGATGGGGCTAAGGGTATTATTGCTAATTTTGAACACCATCCTGATTATCCTATGGAATCTTATTCTAAAGCTTGCGAGTTTATTTATGAGCGTGCACACGAAGATGTTGATGTCAAGTTTGGTCAATGTACAAATGTGAATATCCCCATTGACCATGTGCGTGTTACTATCATCGCAACCGGTTCTGAAAAAATCAGTAATGAACCAACCTTAGGCGATATTGCTACACTCTCTCAGCCTGTTATTAAGCAAACAAGAAAAGTGGGTAATGGTGAGTATCTAAGAATTCCCACTGAAGAGGAATTATCCATACCTACGACCATAAGGATTCAGCAGGACTAA
- a CDS encoding bifunctional chorismate-binding protein/class IV aminotransferase — translation MIFGDFKYQRCVKKLVATNSNELKNALDFISQNRGKGYFVGYLTYEARLAFLDETFKSQTPFLYFEQFLERKKYALKPLKEHTFYPNIHSSLDKESYFKQFKSIKEHLKNGDTYQVNLTMDLILNTQAKLEKIFEEVTHNQNTPFKAFIENEFSSILSFSPELFFELEFLDNAIKIITKPMKGTIARSNNPLIDEKNKLFLQNDSKNRSENVMIVDLLRNDLSQIALKNSVKVNQLFEIIALPSVYQMVSEIQAQMPLKTSLFEIFKALFPCGSVTGCPKIKTMQIIENLERRSRGVYCGAIGLIEEKRAVFSVPIRTLEKRACENFLHLGVGSGVTYESKNEDEYEESFLKSFFVMPKIEFELVETMRIIKVAQKLEIRNKNAHKERLMSSAKYFNFKYDENLLDFELEEEGVLRVLLQKNGTLIKEYKTLEPLKSLEVRLNQTPINKHNDFLYHKTTYAPFYQKTRELIKKGVIFDEIFYNQDFELTEGARSNLVLEINNELLTPYFSAGALRGTSVVELLKKGLVKHAPLNLQDLQRATRIYCVNALHGLVEVRWIII, via the coding sequence ATGATTTTTGGGGATTTTAAATATCAAAGATGTGTTAAAAAACTTGTTGCCACTAATTCTAACGAGCTTAAAAACGCCTTAGATTTTATCTCTCAGAATAGGGGAAAGGGGTATTTTGTAGGGTATCTTACTTATGAAGCACGCCTTGCTTTTTTAGATGAAACTTTTAAAAGCCAAACCCCTTTTTTATATTTTGAACAATTTTTAGAAAGAAAAAAATACGCTTTAAAGCCTCTAAAAGAACACACTTTTTATCCTAATATTCATAGCTCTTTGGATAAAGAAAGCTATTTTAAACAATTTAAAAGCATTAAAGAGCATTTAAAAAACGGCGATACCTATCAAGTGAATCTCACTATGGATTTAATTTTAAACACTCAAGCCAAGTTAGAAAAAATTTTTGAAGAAGTTACACACAACCAAAACACGCCTTTTAAGGCTTTTATAGAAAATGAGTTTAGTAGTATTTTAAGCTTTTCGCCAGAATTGTTTTTTGAATTAGAATTTTTAGATAATGCGATTAAAATCATCACAAAACCCATGAAAGGCACAATAGCTCGTTCAAACAATCCCTTAATAGATGAGAAAAATAAATTATTTTTACAAAATGATAGCAAGAATAGAAGCGAAAATGTGATGATTGTGGATTTGTTGCGTAATGATTTGAGTCAAATTGCTCTAAAAAATAGCGTAAAAGTCAATCAATTGTTTGAAATCATAGCCTTACCTAGTGTGTATCAAATGGTGAGTGAAATTCAAGCCCAAATGCCCCTAAAAACAAGCTTATTTGAGATTTTTAAGGCGTTGTTTCCTTGTGGCTCTGTTACAGGGTGTCCTAAGATAAAAACCATGCAAATCATTGAAAACTTAGAAAGGCGTTCTAGGGGGGTTTATTGCGGAGCCATAGGACTTATTGAAGAAAAAAGAGCCGTTTTTAGCGTGCCAATCCGCACTTTAGAAAAAAGAGCGTGTGAAAACTTTTTGCATTTAGGGGTAGGGAGTGGGGTTACTTATGAAAGTAAGAACGAAGATGAGTATGAAGAGAGTTTTTTAAAATCCTTTTTTGTCATGCCTAAAATTGAATTTGAGCTTGTAGAAACCATGCGAATTATAAAGGTAGCTCAAAAATTAGAGATTAGAAATAAAAACGCCCATAAAGAACGCCTTATGAGTAGTGCTAAATATTTTAATTTCAAATACGATGAAAACCTTTTAGACTTTGAGCTAGAAGAAGAAGGGGTTTTAAGGGTTTTATTGCAAAAAAATGGCACACTCATTAAAGAATATAAAACCTTAGAACCCTTAAAAAGCCTAGAAGTGCGTTTGAATCAAACCCCTATAAATAAACACAATGATTTTTTATACCATAAGACGACTTACGCCCCTTTTTATCAAAAGACTAGAGAACTCATTAAAAAAGGCGTTATTTTTGATGAAATCTTTTATAACCAAGATTTTGAACTTACTGAAGGGGCTAGAAGTAATCTTGTTTTAGAAATCAATAATGAGTTACTAACCCCTTATTTTAGTGCGGGCGCATTAAGGGGAACAAGTGTTGTGGAGCTGTTAAAAAAAGGTCTTGTTAAACATGCCCCTTTGAATTTACAAGATTTACAAAGAGCGACAAGAATTTATTGTGTGAATGCATTGCATGGCTTAGTAGAAGTGCGATGGATTATAATTTAA
- the ftsA gene encoding cell division protein FtsA: MENKEIIIGVDIGSRKICAIVAELKDGILRIIGTAHEVSKEINSKAIRRGRIYSLAHASNAIKEVITSAKKMAGLNTHESQSDSVLPFEESYNPIKKTKAIVSFSGAYTESIRDIAGVASTRENVVTIDEINRAINNACAKAGLDNDKHILHALPYRFTLDKQEVNDPLGMSGSRLEVFVHIVYTDKNNIENLEKIMIQSGAEIENIVLNSYAASIATLSDDEKGLGAACVDIGGETCNLMIYSGNSMRYSHCFSAGSHHLSTDLSLMLNTPFPYAEEVKIKYGDLSFESEEESQSQNIQIPTTGSDGNENHVVPLSEIQSIMRERALETFEIIHRSIQISGLEKHLGGGVVLTGGMALMKGIKELAKTYFANYYCPVRLATPMEKYNIMGMFEDLKDPRFSVAVGLILYKAGGHTNYERDSKGIIRYHESNDCIRKVHQSNPTSYFTSSHTEMNLTDLKTPNTSFNAPKDDDFLPIKSVEQKGFFKNFLDKISKIF, translated from the coding sequence ATGGAGAATAAAGAGATTATTATAGGGGTTGATATTGGCTCTAGGAAGATTTGTGCCATAGTGGCTGAGCTAAAAGATGGGATTTTACGCATTATTGGCACTGCCCATGAGGTCTCTAAAGAAATTAATTCAAAAGCCATTAGAAGGGGACGCATTTATAGTCTTGCCCATGCATCTAATGCTATCAAAGAAGTGATTACTAGTGCTAAAAAAATGGCAGGTCTAAACACCCATGAAAGTCAAAGTGATTCTGTTTTACCCTTTGAAGAATCGTATAACCCTATCAAAAAAACTAAAGCTATTGTCTCTTTTTCTGGGGCCTACACAGAAAGCATTAGAGATATTGCTGGCGTAGCAAGCACAAGGGAAAATGTTGTTACCATAGATGAAATCAATCGTGCCATCAACAATGCATGTGCAAAGGCAGGTTTAGACAATGACAAACATATTTTACATGCTCTCCCATACCGCTTCACTTTGGATAAACAAGAAGTGAATGACCCCTTAGGCATGAGTGGGTCTCGCCTAGAAGTTTTTGTTCATATTGTCTATACAGATAAAAATAACATTGAAAATTTAGAAAAAATTATGATTCAATCTGGGGCAGAGATTGAAAATATCGTGCTTAATTCTTATGCGGCTTCTATTGCTACTTTATCTGATGATGAAAAAGGATTAGGAGCAGCTTGTGTTGATATAGGCGGAGAAACCTGTAATCTTATGATATATAGTGGCAATTCTATGCGTTATAGCCATTGTTTTTCAGCAGGTTCTCACCACCTAAGCACTGACTTGTCGCTCATGCTCAACACCCCCTTTCCCTATGCTGAGGAAGTTAAGATTAAGTATGGAGACCTTTCTTTTGAGAGCGAAGAAGAATCACAATCTCAAAATATCCAAATTCCTACAACCGGTTCAGATGGCAATGAAAACCATGTCGTGCCTCTTAGTGAAATCCAATCTATTATGAGAGAAAGGGCTTTAGAAACTTTTGAAATTATCCATAGGAGCATTCAAATTAGCGGACTAGAAAAGCATTTGGGTGGGGGTGTTGTTTTAACAGGCGGAATGGCCTTAATGAAAGGTATCAAGGAATTAGCTAAAACTTATTTCGCTAATTACTATTGCCCTGTGCGTTTGGCTACCCCTATGGAAAAATACAATATCATGGGTATGTTTGAAGACTTGAAAGACCCCCGCTTTTCGGTAGCTGTTGGGTTAATTTTATACAAAGCAGGGGGGCATACCAATTATGAGCGAGATTCCAAAGGTATTATCCGCTATCATGAAAGTAATGATTGCATCAGAAAAGTTCATCAATCAAATCCTACCTCCTATTTTACCTCATCGCATACAGAAATGAATTTAACCGATTTAAAAACCCCAAATACCTCTTTTAATGCACCTAAAGATGATGACTTCTTGCCTATAAAATCCGTCGAGCAAAAAGGTTTTTTTAAAAACTTCCTTGATAAAATTTCTAAAATTTTTTAA